NNNCAGTGGAAAGGCTAACCATGGATCTGCTCATGGTCTTGGTGCTCATTCtgacatgtctgcttctgttcTCATACTGGAAATTGAGTTCTAAGAGAGGGAAGCTACCTCCTGGACCTACTCCTCTGCCAATTATTGGCAATATCCACCAGATAGATGTAAAAAATGTTCACCAAGTCTTTACCAATGTAAGTATAGTTTATGCTTGTCTGGCACTTTGTAAAGACAGATATAAGTGATGCTACTTTCAAAGAAACTCTAGTAATagagataatattttttaaatggatgtaGAGTGAAAAACAGTAaagttgtttttgtcttttctgagaCTTGCCTGTACTACTGCAGTTGTAATTAGTAATAAACAAGTTTTCAAATACTGCTTTCAcaaacattttctattattttgactAATGGTGAAGACTTGAcaattatagtgatattttgtgacCTAACAAATAATTCTTGCCTAAAGAGCAAAGTGCAGAACTAATTTCAGGTATGTGTTAATTAAATTAGAACTAATTAAAGATatgtgcagtggtggcacataactttaattccaggacttggaagacaaaggcagacagacctctgtgagttcaaagccaccctgagctacactaTACTGGTGCCATcccaaaaagaaacagagccatgtggtactggctcacacctttaaatcAAGTACCAGGGAGGTAGAGAAGGGAAGTgatatggttgggcagagagagaactcaaggcgggaggagacaagagcttaGATGTGCTCTGAGCAGGCCTTCTGAGGATACAGTctgagcattcagtctgaggattcagtctggagatgcagtttgAGGTTCAAAAGACAGGATCACGCCTTTGAATCTGAGAATTCTGCAGAGGTAAAAGTCCCTCTAGTGGCTGGCttaactgcttctctgatctctcagctttcaccccctaatatctgactctaggtGTTCAATATTAAGAACAATTGGCATTAGCATTACaatgaatattatttaaatgaatcATAAATGTAGAAATACATTGTTCTTGGATTATTCATTCATGCCTTCCTCTGTAGAATTAATTGGATCCTGATTAAAAGTAAAGCAATGGGCAGGGGATCACATAGGAAAAGGAAACCATAAACAGTGTGGCCTAACTTATACTGTGGTTTCCCGATCTCCTTTGATTCCATACAAAGCCTATGCCAACGACCAAAAATACTTCATGATGAGAATATTTTTCTACAGTTATGTATATTGTGGTGCAGCTTCTGTGACGCTTACTCTGTACTTTTGTAATAATAGATGAGGATAGAATTTGAACTCTTGTGCTGACCCAAGAGTTTAGATGTTTACCCTTCTTCACAGGTTTTGTAATTTTCAACAGAAAGTATTTCACAACTGGGTCCACAGAAGTCATGTGACTATTGATGTCTATGTCAGTATGTAGCTAGCATGAGAATGATCTGCAGTAtccaaaaaatggataagaatAGTGTGGATTTAAGGGCTCTACTCCTTTGCATTAGAACCCAGTAAATGAGTGTGGAATTTTTACTTCAGGTACTTTGTGAACTATGACAAAGGGACTTGTTGAGTATCATAGTAAGGTGATTCCTTCTCTTTAGACTATAAGTGGCCTGGGATATTGCTGGAACGCAGAAGGTCATCTATATGTAACAATCATCATATTGAAAGGTATATACAAACTTCAAACTTAGTTTTtctgcataaatatttttaacacagtTCTATTACCAGTAAGAATAGGTAAACTACAGTGGCATTTTTAGaatatgtgtgttttctattaTCATTTCAGTTCTCTAAAATCTATGGCCCTGTGTTCACTCTGTATTTTGGCATGAAACCTACAGTGGTGTTACATGGCTATGAGGCAATAAAAGAAGCTCTCATAGGTCATGGGGAGGAGTTTAGTGGAAGAGGAAGTGTCCCAATTCTTCAGATGATTTCTAAAGACCTTGGTAAGTATGCATGTGCTTCTGTGTATACTGGGTAGTATACATAGTGAGGTGGAAGGTGGAAAGCAGAAGTCATGTTGCTCTTCAGGATAAGTTTGGGACTCTATACTGAGATCAGTCTGTTCCTTTATCTGTCTCTCAGACATACTCCCTGGTCTTCTATTCCAATTTCTTTAGGCATTGGTTTTAGCAATGGAGATGCATGGAAAGAAACAAGGCACTTCTCACTCTTAACCTTGAGAAAACTGGGCATGGGGAAAAGGAGTATTGAGAACCAAATTCAAGAAGAAGCACAGTTCCTTGTGGaggaactgaagaaaacaaatggtAAGTGAAGGTTTATAATCTGAAATTTATATCTTGTTCTATGTATATCTGCAACAGTCAAATTTTCCCATCCTATTCAAAggattgttttctaaagagatgTCATAGGTATGGGTCTCATGTTAATTTTCTATAGGAGTAGGGAGCCATA
The nucleotide sequence above comes from Microtus ochrogaster isolate Prairie Vole_2 unplaced genomic scaffold, MicOch1.0 UNK314, whole genome shotgun sequence. Encoded proteins:
- the LOC101985707 gene encoding cytochrome P450 2C26-like; translation: MDLLMVLVLILTCLLLFSYWKLSSKRGKLPPGPTPLPIIGNIHQIDVKNVHQVFTNFSKIYGPVFTLYFGMKPTVVLHGYEAIKEALIGHGEEFSGRGSVPILQMISKDLGIGFSNGDAWKETRHFSLLTLRKLGMGKRSIENQIQEEAQFLVEELKKTN